CTCCTCATTCCTCATTCTTCTCACTTCCTTATCTCCCCGTGAAAGCCTTTTCCTCAAAGCCTCGTGGCTCGTTCCCAGCACTTCGGCTGCCGCCTGCGGGTCCAGCCCGCAAAGCCGTACCAGGCTCATCGCCTGGGCAATCCTGTCCGGCAGCCGCGAAATCCAGTACGCCAGCTCCAGGAACGCGGCCCGTTGCTCATCCTGCTCGAACTCCTCAAGCGCAGCCCGCTCGCTGAGTCGCTGTTTCCTTTTCAACTCGTCCTCGACCGTCGGCCCTGGAAGCTCCTCGAACTCGCCCAAAGACGCTGTTCTTGGCCGTCGTCGCTTCCGTCGCGCAATCATCAGCATCCGATTCTGCGCCACCTTGAACACCCAACTCGAGAACTTCGACCTGTCTCGGCCCTCAAAACTCGAAAGATGCCTATACACGTCCTCGATCGCCTCCATCGCCGCGTCCTCCACCTCTTGCCGGTTCGGAGCGAAAAAGCCCCATGCTATCCTCACCAGAATCGGCCAGTACATCTTGAACAGCGGCTCGAACGCATCCGGCCCGTCGGAAAGGGCCGCGGCCAGAACCCCTGGTTCCG
This window of the candidate division WOR-3 bacterium genome carries:
- a CDS encoding sigma-70 family RNA polymerase sigma factor; translated protein: MPEQERRRRVSSLPNPEPGVLAAALSDGPDAFEPLFKMYWPILVRIAWGFFAPNRQEVEDAAMEAIEDVYRHLSSFEGRDRSKFSSWVFKVAQNRMLMIARRKRRRPRTASLGEFEELPGPTVEDELKRKQRLSERAALEEFEQDEQRAAFLELAYWISRLPDRIAQAMSLVRLCGLDPQAAAEVLGTSHEALRKRLSRGDKEVRRMRNEERASRGGRNGERR